Proteins from a single region of Leucoraja erinacea ecotype New England chromosome 25, Leri_hhj_1, whole genome shotgun sequence:
- the hps4 gene encoding LOW QUALITY PROTEIN: Hermansky-Pudlak syndrome 4 protein (The sequence of the model RefSeq protein was modified relative to this genomic sequence to represent the inferred CDS: inserted 2 bases in 2 codons; substituted 1 base at 1 genomic stop codon) produces the protein MATAAAADQKSWCSYFFLYDSSKVKEEGDPTRAGIYYFYPSQTTADQQELLCGQVAGVVCCITEISGSPPTLIRLRKLKFAVQVSGEYLWALGCVIDVPDVSCKHSLDHLIGVFTFYNGASQHIYKLREKGSLARQWDIYMRHIQENSGGLHRTFNSLWNLDRTDVDPLLLLKAALILQSCQRCPEILAGCILYTNLIVSSQLPPEITAKIQAYQPGACSQNRSETLDDAPWPEGVTILTVFVTKEESAALRQYSVQWIFRSPDSPKPDLLEKGSEKRQLSRTLSDSPIPEEGVECGPSDSEFGTSYLNANDCRALPVLAGPLQNYQGSLRHTPSPPVEFERESSGTADPRPPSKASSTSSPGLSXPGHSDQGQGVGGPKHFVDLYMELVEDTAGRPETCPGCQQKEPSAISAGIFSDDLQSLSSHQDRSCPLGRAGHGGDVGGPSVGCGGDGADIERATSLVPGPDDRGNLVRLSLYIHTVKGLVMSLLAEDGLQAQHGAIEDVYHSSLASLNGLEVHLSETLLSKGFCNLLGFNFAHYDCIQHILTALSWGTKGSISSSDVYDAHGLEPQQRYSRDDCQECLHRRVQLPXPSPGNSLPISRHSRPELRRSQPSRQCVYFAGKSQAEAAEVRSELALKMGPDSKRHLXHVLQRCCLTC, from the exons ACCACCGCTGATCAACAAGAGTTGCTGTGCGGACAAGTAGCTGGTGTGGTGTGCTGTATTACTGAGATCTCGGGAAGTCCGCCCACGCTAATCCGCTTGCGGAAGCTGAAGTTTGCCGTCCAAGTGTCGGGAGAGTACCTTTGG GCTCTTGGATGTGTAATAGATGTTCCCGATGTGAGCTGCAAACACTCTCTGGACCATCTTATAGGCGTCTTTACGTTTTACAATGGAGCCAGCCAGCATATATACAAG CTGCGGGAGAAAGGCTCGCTGGCCCGGCAGTGGGATATCTACATGCGGCACATCCAGGAGAACAGTGGCGGGCTGCACCGCACCTTCAACTCCCTGTGGAACCTGGACCGGACTGAT GTGGATCCTCTCTTGCTGCTGAAGGCCGCCCTTATTTTACAGAGTTGTCAGCGCTGCCCTGAGATTCTGGCCGGTTGCATCCTGTACACCAACCT AATAGTCAGCTCTCAACTTCCACCAGAAATAACAGCCAAAATACAGGCGTACCAGCCTGGAGCGTGCAGTCAG AATCGGTCCGAGACGTTAG ATGATGCCCCATGGCCCGAGGGTGTGACAATATTAACGGTATTCGTCACCAAGGAGGAGTCCGCAGCTCTGCGGCAGTATTCGGTGCAGTGGATATTCCG GTCACCTGATAGCCCAAAGCCAGATTTATTGGAGAAGGGGAGCGAGAAACGCCAGCTCTCCAGAACACTGTCGGACAGCCCGATCCCTGAGGAAGGCGTGGAGTGCGGCCCCTCTGATTCGGAGTTTGGGACCTCCTACCTAAACGCCAACGACTGCCGGGCCCTGCCGGTGTTGGCCGGGCCGCTCCAGAATTACCAAGGATCACTCCGCCACACGCCATCGCCACCCGTGGAGTTCGAGCGCGAGTCTTCAGGGACTGCCGACCCTCGCCCCCCGAGCAAAGCCTCATCGACCTCCTCCCCCGGCCTCT GACCAGGGCATTCGGACCAGgggcagggcgtgggaggccCCAAACATTTTGTTGACCTCTACATGGAGCTGGTGGAGGACACCGCGGGACGCCCAGAGACCTGTCCCGGTTGTCAACAGAAGGAACCCTCCGCCATCTCTGCGGGGATCTTCTCCGACGATCTCCAAAGTCTGTCCTCGCACCAAGACCGTAGCTGCCCGCTTGGTCGGGCAGGCCATGGCGGTGATGTCGGAGGCCCCTCTGTAGGGTGCGGAGGAGATGGTGCGGACATTGAGCGGGCTACGTCCCTGGTTCCTGGACCCGACGACCGTGGGAACTTGGTGAGACTGAGCCTGTACATTCACACAGTGAAAGGGCTGGTGATGTCCCTTCTGGCTGAAGATGGACTCCAAGCCCAGCACGGGGCTATTGAAGATGTT TACCACAGCTCTCTGGCCTCTTTAAATGGGTTAGAGGTGCATCTGAGTGAGACTCTACTCAGCAAGGGTTTCTGCAACCTACTGGGCTTTAACTTTGCACACTATGACTGCATTCAACATATACTCACAG cTCTCTCCTGGGGTACAAAGGGGTCAATTTCTTCGAGCGACGTCTATGATGCACACGGACTTGAACCTCAACAGCGGTATTCGAGAGATGACTGTCAG GAATGCCTCCACCGCCGTGTACAGTTGCCGTAACCCAGCCCAGGAAACTCACTTCCAATATCTCGCCACTCCCGCCCGGAACTCCGGCGCTCCCAACCCTCACGACAGTGCGTTTACTTTGCCGGGAAGAGCCAAGCAGAAGCTGCTGAAGTACGGAGTGAACTTGCTCTGAAGATGGGTCCGgactcgaaacgccacc tccatgtcctccagagatgctgcctcacctgctga